The Brettanomyces bruxellensis chromosome 8, complete sequence genome segment ATTGCCCTTTAGTGAATTTCTGGTTGCAAGAGTAGCATGAGAAGCATCTGCGGTGCCATTGACCCGAGAGCTGGCTGTCTTTAGACCAAATCGACTTCTGGCCTTTCAGGATTGGCTGGTTGCATTTTCTGCAAGGGCCCTGGCCTGGAGGGTATTTGATTTCGTTTGTGTGCTTTTTATTAGTGTTGGCATTGGCATCAATACCAGAGTTAGCATTGATATTGGAGTTGACATTAATATTAGGGTTAACATTAATACCAGAGTTAGCATTAATATTAGAGTTAGCATTAACACCAGAGTTAGCATTAATATTAGAGCCAGCGCCAATAATTTTAGCATCATTGCCCCCCACGCCACCGATGTGGAGACACTGGGTGGGACTCTCGGCCTCCGATGAACCGGTGGAATCCCCTGAGCCCCGCCCCGGAAGCCATCCCGCGGACACCGACGACTGCGAGAGCGAGTGTCGGTGCACCCCGCGGTTGCCCCGTGAGACACCAGGGGCCCCACCGAGCTCCGGCGACTCGCCCGGCGACCGCAACGCGTTCACCTTCATCTTCGTGAGACCGGGCACCCCGAGACCCTGCAGGGGCGAAGTGTCCGCACTCGACGGAGCCGACACAGGCGAACTCTCCTCCGTGTGCGTGTCCTCGGCCTCCTCCTGCTCCTGGATAGTCGACATTTCAAAGTTGTCTGCCGAGTCCTTGCCGTCGTCGCTGACAACCTTGTTGTATTTTTCAGACTGGTTTTTTTCGCCTCTTCCACCCTcccaaattttttcatcccAGTGCCCCTCTTGTCCaacctcatttttttcatccctTTCTGCATCCCTTTTTGCATCCCTTCTTTCATCCCATTCTTCATCCCCTTTTCGTCTCTCCTCTCTCGGCAAATTGTATATTTTCGGGTCCTCCGTCTGCATCGTGCTGAGCCTCTTAAACCCAACTCCCCCGTATATATCGCCCTGAGGGGCATTTTTCTCACCTGCGGACTGGGCTCCTACCTGAATGTCCGGCACAACAAACGTCGCCGTCGCGTTGCCACCTGCTGCCTCCTTCTGCATGTGCAAAAGCTGTTTCACTGAGTCGGCCTCCGGCTCAAACTGTGCATCGAACGAGTCCATAGAGTCTCCATCGCTTGCAGAATTATCAGGATTAGCATTCCTTTTATCATTGTGATcattttgataattttgaTCATCTCGATCATCTCgatcttcttgatcttcttgATCCCTTTCATTTTGACctctttcaaattcattattcctttcatctttctcgtTCTGGTCTTTGAGattcttttcaaatccattattttcaaactgactattttcatcttgacctctttcaaattcatttctttcataTTGATCTCTCGTAAAATCATCTTTCACATCTCCTCTTTCCTCATCCTCCAAATTTCCTCTTTCCTCATCTTTCACATTTCCTCTCTCCTCACCctccaaattttttcttgcctcACCCTCTACATTTTTTCTTACCTCACCCTCCACATTTTTTCTGGCCTCATTTTCCTCGTCCTCCTCATCGGAGTCCTGGAACGGACTCACGCCCGCCCGTGCAAATGGACCAACCGGCGGTTGCTCCTCGGGCACCCTCACCTTCCGCTGGCCCGGTGTGTACTGACCAGAATATCCCGCCGGGTTGCTCCTGACGGAAAGGGCTGGCGAGCCTATAGCAGCAAAGCGGGGTGGGGCAGCCCTACCGGGCACCGCACCAGGCATCACACCAGGGCTACTGGGCACACTCAGCCCACCGCGCACACCAGGCCCCTGCCGCGCCTGCTGTAGCTGTCGCACCCGCGGCGCACCCCCTCTTGCCTCCTCAGGCAGCTGATCCCCCGTGTGCTGCGGGGCATACCGCCCGCCCATCTTGAACAAGCTCGGATTGCTCCGAGAGGCCGGGGGATTCGACGCAGAACGTGATTCTGATCCCGCATGCCGAATCGAGGGATCGGAGTAATTGGCATGTCCCTTCCGGCTATATAGCGGATTAGGAGACAAAAGACCACTGTCAGAAACCATCCTGGATCCGGAACTGTGCTTGCTCTTCCCACTATGGCGGTGTGCCGGTCCTTTTCCCGGCTTGTAAACGTCGAATCCTGCCCTTTCCATTACCCCTCTAAAAGGAACATTTGTCGTAAATGGAGGAAACGCGGAGTTGAACTTAACATTTGGGTATGGCTGTCTCAGAAACTGTGGCAGATCTGAAAGGAGATCTGGAAGCTTCACTCCTGGCTTCTCATAGTTCTTCTGGCTCATCATGTGAATTTTCTATGCTGATCTTTTGTATCGCGATTCAGCCTGGAATTTTGATCTGTCTGCTTTTGTGCTGCTCTCTATTTGTGATAATGTTGTCAACTGTTATCCAATCAAACGAAACTGAACCGTCCAACGTGAAATAAGCGAAAATGTTATAAAAACGAGCGAAACTTTGTATCAAAACGAGTGAATGTGCTGTGCTGAATGTACTAACTGATCTCTAAATAGCCTTTAGGATGATCtgaattcttttcttttctttctgaaaCGCTTCGCTTCTTCCGGCAATACAGCACACTGGTACTTATGTACTCAGCTTTAATTGACGTTACAGTTAGAAACAGTTCTATGTCCTTTACGTGCTGCAAATAtaacacaaaaaaaaagagggcACgatgaaaggaaaaaaaacacGAAAACAACCAAAAAGGCCCAAAATACCCTAACCGGTCTTCAAATTTGgaatctgaaaaaaaataagatggAATTCAATATAAGCCTGGCAATTCTTGTTCCCACCCTTCAATAGGCAAAAGCCTCGCTTGGTCTACACTATGATCTtacaacaacaaacaatGCGAAAAACAATGTCAAACGCTACTTAGTATACAGCAGACAATGCCAATATAAACAAAACCATTTGGATAATAATAGACGAGCTGcggaataaaaaaaaataaaaataaaaaaacagCTTACGctctcaaaaaaataaaatttggtGTATACATACATACCTTGAAAGAACATAAAcaactttctttatttcctcttttttttttttttttcattttcaactttttccCTCGTCGCACTTGTTGCCTGATAATGCCTgattttactttttcttgGAATAATGAATTTAAGCGCGTTTGGAGCTTTAAGCatagaaaggaagaaagaaaaaagaaagcgcATGTGGTCAGATTTACGTTAAATTGAGCCatcaatgaaaaaaaagtgccaACAATTCAATGGATTATCCATCTTTATTCCCGTTCCGGAAACTTCAAAGTCGGATTCACCATATCTGTTGCCCGCTTTGGGAAGTGTGCGTCTTAACTATCTCTCAGATTTCGATCGATTCAAACGCGTATCaccaattttcttctctgcTTACTCACCAcatttatcttcttttacCGATGGCTCAAACTCCTGTTTCATAAACAAAGGCAAAGCCTCTGCTAAATTCAAGTAGAAACACAGCCTGCAAATGTTATATGCTCCATTGTGTTTCCAACTGTGAACtaaaaaagtggaaaatcGCTCTCTGTAAAGCATCAGCCCTGAAACACACAAGTTACTTCTCAGTAATAAAATTGCAAGAGTGTGTATCATGGAACACGGCTCAGCACATGATGCAATTTACACTGGTACATCCTATTTTATAATCGTCCGGTTTACTGCTTATACGATTGTTGATTGTTGTTTGTTAATCGCTTTCTTTGTTCTTGGCTCTTGTTTTCATAAACTTCCTCCTTCCGGTTTGGTCTCCCGTGCatgatattttggaaagcCGGTTGCATTGTACTGTcgattcttcttttcgcACATCGATCGATCTGTGGTCGCGAATAATTTCCGCAAATTTATTCTCATTCATTCAAGCTGATTATCCTGATAGCTAGCACTATTCGGACTATTTTTCCCATAATCATTTCCATTCAGCCTACTTTCTTCTGAATCATTTCCATTCAGCCTACTTTCTCCTGAATCATTTCCATTCAGTCTATTTTCTCCTGAATCACCTCCATTCAACGTATTTGCTTCGTAATCATCTCCATCAAATCCATCTTCCTCATAATTAAACCCGTTTAAACCATTCTCCTCGTAGTTATCCCCTCCCAAACGTTGTTGTTCCACAGCCTTGGCCTTCATCCTCGAAAATATGAGGTAAGAAGCTGCCGCAAAAGCTCCGGTTGCAATCAAGATACTTGTAAACTTGGCAATTTTCGTGGATGCCGAAGTATTGCCATTTCCAATGTCTCGCAACTGTGTTCCCAcgaaaagttgaagaaaatactTTGGAGACGAAATTGCAGACGCAATTGCAAACGAAACCACCGGGATTCCCGGGATTGCGCCCATTGCACCGTTGGAAAACGAATATGGAAGTGGGGAGAACCTTAAAAGCGTAAGTACAAGAAGATTTTGGGCAAAAGTTGCATCTGGGTCGGTCAAAACATCCGCAAAAAGCTTTAGATTATCGCTATGCTCCATCATCTCGTCCGCAATCGTCCCAAGAAGATACTTAAATAGTGCAAATGATGCCGTCGACCCACCAACTGCTGCCAGTGCCAACAGCGGCCATCCAGAAAACCCGTACACCATTCCTGCAAACACGCTGCACATATTGAATCCCACGCACGGAGGAAAGCTTATTGCAAACACTATCAGGAACAGCAAAAGGATCCCCTTAAACCCCCACAACCTCCAGTGGTCCGATAACTCCACCATCTTGTCGATTATTAGCTGGTAATTAACCAACGCCCATATTTGAAGCAACACAACAATTCCCGAACCAATTATGATTCCCACCTTAGCCGAGATAGAGAATCGGTCAAACCACCGCTGGAATCTATCATTTGAATGCTGAAATGAGCCTAAAATAGTGCTATGATCCCCATCTAGTGCTGAGGATGCAATATTTAGAGACATTCGGTCTGTTGGAAGTTCTAGTGGCATAAATTTGGCAAatttgctcttttcttctaGAGTTTGCAAATTGGTACTTGTGAGAATATCAATTGTAATAATCTGTAATCGTAATAACTCGAAACGCAAAGCTTGTGTGCTAGCTTGTGTGCTATAGTCCACCAATATTGACTCaatgctcttttttcgTTGTACAGATTAGATTTTCTGACAACAGTGGCCTCAGCTTGAATTTTCAATTGTTATCACCGTTTGTTTGATTCACGTTATTAGCTCCTgcattcaacaattttgtGATAGCCTATAAACCCTTGTGCAAATATTGTGATAAGGAATATAATTGGTCTCAGCCTCTTTCCTCAACTTGTTAATCCGGCAATTTATATAATATTTGTGTGCCCAACTAGTACAGTTGATAAaaagtcgatcgacgcaaTGCGTGGCGACTCTCGGcgatattttttccctatTGTTTGCGTCTTTTTCCGAGGCTCAGACTGTGATCGCAACTCATATCGTATTTTAACCGATCTATTTTAAACACCATCTTTTACCTTTAGGGttcatccttcttttgtGCTCTTTTCAGTAATTACCCTCATCTGGTTCGTCCAATGTTGATAATATGCCAAATGTAATAAAGCCGCTTTTTGAGCGTTTGGCTCATCTTGGTTTTTCAACCCATCAGAGTCTGAATGTCCTGATCCTGGTACTAGGAGTATtggctttttgttttatttgtgaATGCATCTTTTACGTTTTAACGAACAGTTCAGCTGGAATTGTGATCTCCCAGGCAACATTTGCGGCTACAAGACTGTTCAGTCAGTACGATCGAAACGTGAAAAATCTCTACTTCAATAGTGAGTCCAAGAATGTCATCACCGGAAAAGTAATAGTTAATTTGATTGAAGATGAGTATGAAAAATCCAAAAGGGAAAGGCTGGCTTTGTTTTCCAAGGAGAAGGATATTttagaaaagataaaagtgAGCCCGCTTCAATTCAGTTACGATGGATCTCAAATCGATTTCAAGAAACTGCTATCCGATTACAGCGATATCCTGAATGAAAATAGATTAAGCTTTCCGCATCCAGAAAGAATTACGACAAATAGCGGAAAGCCGGTGATTTGGAAAACGGAGTTTCTTGATAAAGGGTTTGAAACATTGTCCGAGAAGCGGCTTCGTGAGATAATGCATTTTGACAGCCTGTTTGTGAGGGATCTTCGTTTTAAGCATTCGAGAGTTGTAAACAGTCTACCTTCAGAATTTCCAGAAGGTCTATACAATGGAGAGGGATATGTGATGGTTGGAGGCGGAAAATATACGTGGTTTGCATTTTTATCGATACAATCACTCCGAAAAAGTGGTGCTAAACTCCCATTAGAGCTAATGATACCAAACGAAGCCGATTATGAGCCTTATTTGTGCAACGAGGTCCTTCCAAAGCAGTATAATGCGAGATGCGTCACTTTTGCAAGCATCTATGGCAAGAGTGTACTGAAGAAGTTTGGTCAGGTTAAAGGGTATCAGATAAAATCGTTTGCATTACTTGGTTCATCTTTTGAGAATGTGCTTTATCTAGACTCTGACAACTTTGCAGTGAAAAACCCGGACTACTTGTTCCAGTCAGACCTTTTTAAGAAATACCAGATGATCACGTGGCCTGATTTCTGGCGGAGAACATCCTCTCCTGCTCTTTACTCTGTTTTGGGAATTAAAGTTGGCTCTAAACCGGTCAGGCGCTTAAATGATTTGTTTACAGATCCAAACCAATACACAACAGCCGATGATCTTGTTTCgccagaagaagaagtgaaTTTTCATGATCTGAAAGGAACATTAATGGATTGGACTACCGAGGCAGGCCAGATCATGCTTAATAAAACGCTTCACTTTAATACTTTGCTACTTTCTTTATATTACAACTATGATGGACCGGCCGGCTTTCATCCATTAATATCCCAAGGAGGAGCTGGGGAAGGTGATAAGGAAACATACGTTTTGGCAGCATACtacttgaaaaagatgagtTATCAAGTTTACAAGAAGCCGGATAAACTGTACGGTACCTTTGTCAAGACAGCAAACTGGTACGTCGACTCCACAATCGTCCAGATGGACCCTGTTGTGGATTATGAGAACCTAAAACGCATTATATTGCAGAATCAAGCCGATGTCAAGGCTGCCAAGAAGTTTACATACAACTACGATTATACATATGGAAAATACGTCACTCGAGGAAACGGAATTGTGCCATCACCCATGTTTTATCACATTCACTCGCCAAAGATGGACCCATTTGAGTACGTGACTCATGACTGGTTTACGGATATGGAAGATAACCCAATTCGAAATTTTGGTGACAGCTTTGCCGATATTGGATATGATTTGGAGCTTTGGATATGGGAGAAGGTGAAGGAAAACTTGTGCGGACCAGATTCATTCAGCTTCCGATGCTTTGAGTCCGAAAATATTACACTTATCTGTGACAACAAGGTGGTTGATAACAGAATAAAGTGGCTTCAAGATAGTGGAAAGGCAGTGCTTGATAATTCTGACAGCAAACAgcatgaagaagttgatgcAATTGACTCAGATAAAAGCTCGGAGCTGGACGATTTGATATACGAGAAGATCAAGAACTCGCTAAACTATGATTATGATGAATCGCTCTAATTATAAAAGGAAGCATTGgaaaattaataaatatataatatGATATAGCATGGACCTGAATAAATTTGACGAACtacctattttttttttttttttttttttgggaaatATTTCAGATTCTCAGCTTATTCTGATCATTCTTTTGATTATTGATTTCTTGCTTCGACTGCTTGTCTTAAGCAATTACACAGTCTCTTTTTACAACCCTCGGTCATTTAGCACAAATTTATATGAGTCAAAAGCCACCTTTTAGAAACTCTTATCGTGAAAGGAAAGTGGCGACGTCAGATGCCAAATCATGTCTTATCTGTTTTAAGCCTTCCACATCCGTTCTTATTACAGATAACAGCAAAGACTGGTTTTACGTGTGCCCATCACACTTAAGTGATGCCAATTTCTGCAGTACAGTGtatgaagatgaagctGGAGTGTCAAAATCATCAGAGCATAGTGCATTGGTGCGAAAAGAGAGTATTTTGATTCGCAAGAGCAAGCGGTTAGAATTAGAGATAGAAAACAGCGCAAGCTCTTTCAATAAAGTGAAAGGGTACTTTAAGTggggaaagaagaaggaggaagataCGAAAGATGACAATGAGGAGGGTAAGGACGATAAGGGTGACGATGATGCAAAGGAGGATGATACGacaaaaaaggaggagagTGTGAATGCAGAGGTGCAATTGAAGGAACttaaaggtgaaaaattacCGGAtataaagaaggagttgaATACTTTCGAAAAGCTGTACAAGCGATACAAATTGGACCAGGTTTTCTACCGGAACAGACTTCTATCAGATtataaaaagcagaaaagagCCCAAATCCGGAAAAGTTTCGAAAACGGGACGCTTTTCCCATCTTTGGACAATCTTCCGGACCTGCCAAAAcatgaaaatgcaaatggtAAAAGCGACACCACAAAATAAAACCGTTACATGTCTTCCGCGGGTAACTCTAAGGGTCGTTTAGTCCACAGAGCCCCCTTTGGTCCTCGAACCATCAAATCCATCGTTAGCATCTTATTTCGGCCATGCCTATCTGTGACACGAGCCACATCGACTGTTTTCACATATGTGAAACCCAGTTTCTGGTATATTTTCCTGTTCC includes the following:
- a CDS encoding uncharacterized protein (BUSCO:EOG092651K1), whose product is MSQKPPFRNSYRERKVATSDAKSCLICFKPSTSVLITDNSKDWFYVCPSHLSDANFCSTVYEDEAGVSKSSEHSALVRKESILIRKSKRLELEIENSASSFNKVKGYFKWGKKKEEDTKDDNEEGKDDKGDDDAKEDDTTKKEESVNAEVQLKELKGEKLPDIKKELNTFEKLYKRYKLDQVFYRNRLLSDYKKQKRAQIRKSFENGTLFPSLDNLPDLPKHENANGKSDTTK
- a CDS encoding uncharacterized protein (CAZy:GT71); its protein translation is MPNVIKPLFERLAHLGFSTHQSLNVLILVLGVLAFCFICECIFYVLTNSSAGIVISQATFAATRLFSQYDRNVKNLYFNSESKNVITGKVIVNLIEDEYEKSKRERLALFSKEKDILEKIKVSPLQFSYDGSQIDFKKLLSDYSDILNENRLSFPHPERITTNSGKPVIWKTEFLDKGFETLSEKRLREIMHFDSLFVRDLRFKHSRVVNSLPSEFPEGLYNGEGYVMVGGGKYTWFAFLSIQSLRKSGAKLPLELMIPNEADYEPYLCNEVLPKQYNARCVTFASIYGKSVLKKFGQVKGYQIKSFALLGSSFENVLYLDSDNFAVKNPDYLFQSDLFKKYQMITWPDFWRRTSSPALYSVLGIKVGSKPVRRLNDLFTDPNQYTTADDLVSPEEEVNFHDLKGTLMDWTTEAGQIMLNKTLHFNTLLLSLYYNYDGPAGFHPLISQGGAGEGDKETYVLAAYYLKKMSYQVYKKPDKLYGTFVKTANWYVDSTIVQMDPVVDYENLKRIILQNQADVKAAKKFTYNYDYTYGKYVTRGNGIVPSPMFYHIHSPKMDPFEYVTHDWFTDMEDNPIRNFGDSFADIGYDLELWIWEKVKENLCGPDSFSFRCFESENITLICDNKVVDNRIKWLQDSGKAVLDNSDSKQHEEVDAIDSDKSSELDDLIYEKIKNSLNYDYDESL